A single region of the Candidatus Protochlamydia amoebophila UWE25 genome encodes:
- a CDS encoding sulfite exporter TauE/SafE family protein: MILVFFGALAVGVSLGLLGSGGSIFTFPILILFLHRPDKLAVAESLAIVGVIALVGAIPYAIRQQVHWRTVGFFGLAGIIGSYIGACIAHSISGRVQLFIFGSVMLIVAWIMLKDKKWFQRNKDTSHSTLVSLLSGFLLGQLTGCSGVGGGFIIVPILIVILNLSIYVAIGTSLMIIALNALTAFSQQAFLLQRSGMHVNWKVIALFSLFGVIGSLIGGTIVKYIPAVHLRKLFGTLMLPLGVYILIHSFR, from the coding sequence ATGATATTAGTTTTTTTTGGTGCATTAGCTGTGGGAGTAAGTTTAGGGTTACTTGGATCGGGAGGATCTATTTTTACTTTCCCTATTCTTATTCTTTTTTTGCATCGTCCCGATAAGTTAGCGGTTGCAGAATCCTTAGCAATTGTAGGGGTTATTGCCTTAGTTGGAGCTATTCCTTATGCCATTCGTCAACAAGTTCATTGGCGTACAGTAGGTTTTTTTGGATTAGCTGGAATAATAGGGTCATATATTGGTGCTTGCATTGCGCATAGTATAAGTGGGAGAGTTCAATTATTCATTTTTGGGTCGGTTATGCTTATTGTTGCTTGGATAATGTTAAAAGATAAAAAGTGGTTTCAACGTAATAAAGATACTTCCCATTCTACGTTGGTGAGTTTATTAAGTGGTTTTCTACTTGGGCAATTGACAGGTTGTAGTGGTGTCGGAGGCGGATTTATTATTGTTCCTATCTTGATAGTCATCCTAAATTTATCTATCTATGTGGCTATCGGAACGAGTTTAATGATCATTGCATTGAATGCATTAACAGCTTTTTCTCAACAAGCTTTTCTTCTTCAACGTTCGGGCATGCATGTCAATTGGAAGGTCATCGCTCTTTTTTCCTTATTTGGCGTGATAGGAAGTTTGATAGGGGGAACCATAGTAAAATACATTCCTGCAGTTCATTTAAGAAAGCTTTTTGGAACTCTCATGCTTCCTCTTGGTGTTTATATTTTAATTCACTCTTTTAGATAA
- a CDS encoding glycosyltransferase — translation MDNETPLISVVIPVYNHEKFVSIALDSVLHQNYPLIEIIIIDDGSKDHSVEIVEQWLKQNQTSKQGYSFTFIRQQNSGAHATINRGLTIAKGSLLTILNSDDIYERDRLKKLVDRLQTEKGRLIFSGIKGIDDQGVDLPFSHPWKKSYEDSLCSLVEMPTVGFQLMKSNLAISTGNLLFTKDLYEAVGGFRNLKLAHDYDFLLRALLHEEPIFFDEPLYLYRLHSNNTFSQINHLLQSDLNEIYRSYLLEISKSPPLNVQAPCHTYWPLAFPLIRDRMNMDQALNYYLTKPQPQLSTKLADDNKKTYPSLNTTKKIKISLITHELSLTGAPKVVVDLAIRLKQDGHYVNVISLKNGPMRQQLENQGISISVIPKFTYDLTFHKNSFISKAARIINTFWMMLKLQRTMIGNSVAVAFYLTLLSLNPFYRIFWYIHESLPPAALLNVNRKRNALLDKMKANSNVKIWFGSDNTREIWKKAGFSGTTKYWSGINASKKRPSSRSGPISEILSVGTSSARKGTYYLIEAFIKGILEKSIPDHVNLTIIGFFETVNRPDCHFLGDLILKIVNYGLLDRIHLMASLQPDQIDYYYHRADLYIQASISECLPLAIFQAMAIGLPIISTNVNGCPEAIEDGKTGYICYPRSHQALLHTILKALADPEKTRQMGEQAQKIFIEKFNIEKNFKEINQVFF, via the coding sequence ATGGATAATGAAACACCTCTTATTTCTGTTGTCATTCCTGTTTATAATCACGAAAAATTTGTCTCTATAGCACTCGATTCTGTATTACATCAGAATTATCCTCTAATTGAAATTATCATTATTGACGATGGATCAAAAGATCACAGCGTTGAAATAGTTGAACAATGGTTAAAACAAAACCAAACTTCAAAACAAGGATATTCATTTACTTTCATTCGTCAGCAAAATTCTGGGGCACATGCCACAATTAATCGTGGTTTGACAATAGCAAAAGGTTCACTATTGACGATTCTCAATTCTGACGATATTTACGAAAGAGATCGATTAAAAAAGCTAGTGGATAGACTTCAAACGGAAAAAGGAAGGCTCATTTTTTCTGGAATTAAAGGAATTGATGATCAGGGAGTAGATTTACCGTTTTCTCATCCCTGGAAAAAATCTTATGAAGATAGCCTTTGTTCATTAGTAGAGATGCCAACTGTTGGCTTTCAACTCATGAAAAGCAACCTTGCTATAAGTACAGGTAACTTACTATTTACAAAAGATCTTTATGAAGCAGTTGGTGGATTTAGAAATTTGAAATTAGCGCATGACTATGATTTTTTACTTAGGGCTTTACTTCATGAAGAACCCATTTTTTTTGATGAGCCGCTCTATTTATACCGTCTCCACAGTAATAATACATTTTCTCAAATCAATCACTTACTTCAATCCGATCTGAATGAAATTTATCGTTCTTATCTTCTAGAAATTTCTAAGAGTCCTCCTTTAAATGTCCAAGCTCCATGCCATACTTATTGGCCACTTGCTTTTCCCCTCATTCGTGATCGAATGAATATGGATCAAGCTCTTAATTATTACCTCACTAAACCTCAACCCCAGCTTAGCACAAAACTTGCTGATGATAACAAAAAAACTTACCCCTCTCTTAATACGACTAAAAAAATAAAAATCTCTCTTATTACTCATGAACTAAGTTTAACAGGGGCACCAAAGGTTGTCGTTGATTTAGCAATTCGTTTAAAACAAGATGGGCACTATGTGAATGTCATTAGCTTAAAAAACGGTCCGATGCGCCAACAATTAGAAAATCAAGGGATTTCAATTTCTGTTATTCCTAAATTCACCTATGATTTAACTTTTCATAAAAATAGTTTTATCTCAAAAGCAGCCAGAATAATTAATACTTTCTGGATGATGTTAAAACTCCAACGAACTATGATTGGAAATTCTGTTGCTGTTGCATTTTATTTAACGCTTCTTTCACTGAATCCCTTTTATCGGATATTTTGGTACATTCATGAATCTCTTCCTCCTGCCGCATTATTGAATGTTAACCGAAAAAGAAATGCTTTACTTGACAAAATGAAAGCAAATTCCAACGTGAAAATTTGGTTTGGATCCGATAATACGAGAGAGATATGGAAAAAAGCAGGATTTTCTGGGACGACAAAATACTGGAGCGGGATAAACGCTTCAAAAAAAAGGCCATCTTCTCGTTCTGGTCCCATCTCAGAAATTTTATCTGTGGGAACAAGCTCTGCTCGTAAAGGAACCTACTATCTGATCGAAGCTTTCATTAAAGGAATATTAGAAAAATCTATTCCTGATCATGTAAACTTAACGATCATTGGATTTTTTGAAACTGTGAATCGACCTGATTGTCATTTTTTAGGCGACCTTATTTTAAAAATCGTTAACTATGGTTTATTAGATCGCATTCATTTAATGGCATCTCTTCAGCCTGATCAAATCGATTATTATTATCATAGAGCAGATTTATATATTCAAGCTTCAATCTCCGAATGCCTTCCCTTAGCTATATTTCAAGCAATGGCAATTGGTTTACCCATTATTAGCACAAATGTCAATGGATGTCCTGAAGCAATTGAAGATGGTAAAACTGGCTACATTTGTTACCCTAGAAGTCATCAAGCTCTTTTGCATACAATTCTTAAAGCTTTAGCTGATCCCGAAAAAACTCGGCAGATGGGAGAACAAGCACAAAAAATATTTATAGAAAAATTCAATATAGAGAAAAACTTTAAAGAAATTAATCAAGTGTTTTTTTAA
- a CDS encoding efflux RND transporter periplasmic adaptor subunit — protein sequence MPKKNCFFYYFCFFLASLCLSSCEKEKTTNFQAPSTDVSIQIVEPKTVPAVFEFVGIAQSSHVVEIRARIEGYLDKIAYTEGSFVQKGNLLFQIDPRPFEAALEKATAQLAREEAVLWDAKRAVDRYKPLYEKKAASLRDLDNAIARQLSSEADVQAAKAQLKEADINLGYTTIYAPVSGQVGQANYREGALIAPTEDQLATLSVIDPIWINFSISEGDILRSQKSISQGKLHFPAYDNFTVQVILADQTVFPEIGKVNFSSPTYDQKTGTMMVRAVLPNPKNILRPGQFVRVQLLGATRPNAILVPQKAVLQSQKGMFVFLVNKDDEVVMQPIEPGVWDQQNWIIDAGLKAGDQVVVDGVNKLRPGMKVSIKKKIFAEKAS from the coding sequence ATGCCGAAAAAAAATTGTTTTTTTTATTACTTCTGTTTCTTTTTAGCGAGTTTATGTTTAAGTTCTTGCGAAAAAGAAAAAACAACGAATTTTCAAGCCCCGTCAACAGATGTAAGTATTCAAATCGTCGAACCAAAAACGGTACCTGCTGTTTTTGAGTTTGTTGGAATCGCTCAAAGTTCTCACGTAGTTGAAATTCGAGCCCGAATTGAAGGATATTTAGATAAAATAGCTTATACGGAAGGAAGTTTTGTTCAAAAAGGAAATCTCCTCTTTCAAATTGATCCCAGGCCTTTTGAAGCTGCGCTGGAAAAAGCTACCGCACAATTAGCCAGAGAAGAAGCTGTTTTATGGGATGCAAAACGGGCAGTAGATCGCTATAAACCCCTTTATGAGAAAAAAGCTGCAAGTTTAAGAGATTTGGATAATGCAATTGCTCGTCAGCTGTCTTCCGAAGCTGATGTTCAAGCTGCAAAAGCTCAATTGAAAGAAGCGGATATTAACTTAGGATATACGACTATCTATGCTCCAGTTTCAGGTCAAGTAGGACAAGCTAATTACAGAGAGGGAGCTCTCATCGCTCCAACTGAAGATCAATTAGCCACTCTTTCTGTGATTGATCCTATTTGGATTAATTTTAGTATCTCAGAAGGGGATATCTTACGTAGTCAAAAGTCTATTTCGCAAGGGAAGCTTCATTTTCCGGCTTATGATAATTTCACGGTTCAGGTTATTTTAGCAGATCAAACCGTTTTTCCTGAAATTGGGAAAGTTAATTTTTCCTCTCCTACTTATGATCAAAAAACAGGGACAATGATGGTTAGAGCTGTTTTGCCTAATCCAAAAAATATCCTCCGTCCTGGTCAATTTGTACGAGTCCAATTACTTGGAGCAACCCGTCCAAACGCCATTCTTGTTCCGCAAAAAGCTGTGCTTCAAAGCCAAAAGGGAATGTTTGTATTTTTGGTGAATAAGGATGATGAAGTTGTCATGCAACCTATAGAGCCCGGGGTATGGGATCAACAAAATTGGATTATTGATGCGGGTTTAAAGGCTGGAGATCAAGTCGTTGTGGATGGAGTGAATAAATTAAGACCTGGAATGAAAGTCTCTATTAAAAAAAAAATTTTTGCTGAGAAAGCATCATGA
- a CDS encoding efflux transporter outer membrane subunit, whose translation MFRILVTSCLLLALSSCVLHPPYQQPCLEIPKKWRTPFEETSTAANFRWWEAFDDPILKKLIFESLENNKDLKLALARTAEFKARLGIVRSQFFPQISGVGLASRQRTPTELSGGKTSSGVSSQGQPGLTPVGTNLIPSPYTNNYRVVAEAAYELDLWGRVYSSSEAALADLLGQVQARRALVLSIVSSVATSYIQMRQFDQQLIVSKQTVTSRKESYELAKLRFEGGLTSELEVKQAAAEVDEAIAEVFRLEVLIPQQENLISILIGHSPREIERGLNINEWPTPLAVPAGLPSELLEQRPDIIQAEQGLIAANARIGEARAQYFPSISLTGYFGSESLQLHHLFTSPTRAWQYAANLLQPIFTGGKISSGIDVAKAQKRIAYYNYQQTVLNAFKEVDNALIAHQKSRELLEVQKNSVVVLKDYLHLAKLQYDNGQTDYLNVLDAERKLFTAQLNLAQAEADVFLTLVNVYKVLGGGWVIDAENLSKEKQECL comes from the coding sequence ATGTTTAGAATTTTAGTGACGAGTTGCTTACTCCTTGCACTTAGTTCTTGCGTACTCCATCCTCCTTATCAACAACCTTGTTTGGAGATTCCTAAAAAATGGCGTACTCCTTTTGAAGAAACTTCAACAGCTGCCAATTTTAGATGGTGGGAGGCCTTTGACGACCCTATTTTGAAAAAACTCATCTTTGAGTCTTTGGAAAATAATAAGGATTTAAAGCTGGCTCTCGCGCGTACTGCTGAATTTAAAGCAAGATTGGGAATTGTTCGTTCTCAATTTTTTCCACAAATTAGCGGAGTAGGTCTTGCTTCACGTCAACGCACTCCAACAGAACTATCTGGAGGGAAAACTTCTTCAGGCGTTTCTTCTCAAGGTCAACCAGGTTTAACTCCTGTAGGAACAAACTTAATTCCTTCTCCTTATACCAATAATTATCGTGTAGTTGCAGAAGCTGCTTATGAATTAGATTTATGGGGGCGAGTTTATAGCTCTTCAGAAGCCGCTTTGGCAGATTTATTAGGACAGGTACAAGCTCGCAGGGCTCTGGTGCTATCTATTGTAAGTTCTGTTGCTACAAGCTATATTCAAATGAGACAATTTGATCAGCAATTGATTGTCTCTAAACAGACAGTTACTTCTAGGAAAGAATCTTACGAATTGGCAAAACTTCGTTTTGAAGGAGGGCTGACGTCTGAGTTAGAAGTTAAGCAAGCAGCTGCTGAAGTGGATGAAGCAATTGCTGAAGTTTTTCGATTAGAAGTTTTAATTCCCCAACAAGAAAATTTAATTAGCATTTTAATTGGGCACAGCCCAAGAGAAATTGAAAGAGGATTGAATATTAATGAATGGCCAACTCCACTTGCTGTGCCAGCCGGACTGCCCTCAGAGCTATTAGAACAACGTCCCGATATTATACAAGCTGAGCAAGGATTAATTGCTGCGAATGCTCGAATTGGAGAAGCAAGAGCACAGTATTTTCCTAGTATTTCTTTAACAGGTTATTTTGGGTCTGAAAGTCTTCAACTTCATCATCTTTTTACCTCTCCCACAAGAGCCTGGCAGTATGCAGCCAATCTTTTACAACCAATCTTTACAGGAGGAAAGATTTCGAGTGGCATCGATGTAGCGAAAGCGCAAAAAAGGATTGCGTATTACAATTATCAACAAACAGTTTTGAATGCTTTTAAAGAAGTAGATAATGCTTTAATTGCTCATCAAAAATCCCGAGAATTACTTGAGGTACAAAAAAATAGTGTTGTTGTTTTAAAAGATTACCTACATTTAGCTAAATTACAATACGATAATGGGCAGACAGATTATTTGAATGTTTTGGACGCTGAACGCAAACTGTTTACAGCTCAACTCAACCTAGCTCAAGCTGAAGCTGATGTTTTTTTAACATTAGTTAACGTTTATAAAGTATTAGGAGGGGGATGGGTCATTGATGCGGAAAATCTAAGTAAAGAAAAGCAGGAATGTTTGTAG
- a CDS encoding NAD-dependent epimerase/dehydratase family protein, with protein MLAITGTSGFIGKYICPYLPFPQKKLFSSSVSEYILDEGNNSKSITFPPHDLSSFIKDTSTLIHLACKSNPRNTIFSFQKDLTFTTQLFEHFAQANPNGHIIFASTGGNMYSSELPHKPRTEKDLPSPNSIYSVQKLAAEHYLRLMCQTYGISATVLRISNPYGTLLEPERLQGLIGIAFNKILLNQTLTIFDSSDSVRDYIHLEDLASVFQIVSRNKPLKGLFSVFNIGCGVGYSIQNVIQLIEKISNRSLQTIYSELAITTKPSWSVLSHEYFHSQFGWRPQVNLEKGLEKMWNAALSHSQNI; from the coding sequence TTGCTGGCTATTACCGGAACCTCAGGATTTATTGGAAAATATATTTGTCCTTACCTTCCTTTTCCACAAAAAAAATTATTCTCTTCATCCGTTTCTGAATATATTTTAGATGAGGGAAATAATTCAAAATCGATTACTTTCCCCCCACATGACTTGTCCTCTTTTATTAAAGACACCAGTACATTAATTCATCTCGCTTGCAAATCCAATCCCCGAAACACAATTTTTTCTTTTCAGAAAGATTTAACCTTTACCACTCAATTATTTGAACATTTTGCTCAGGCAAATCCTAACGGCCATATTATTTTTGCTAGCACAGGTGGGAATATGTACTCAAGCGAACTTCCCCACAAACCAAGAACTGAAAAAGATCTTCCTTCTCCCAATTCTATCTATAGTGTTCAAAAACTGGCTGCAGAACATTATCTACGGTTAATGTGCCAAACTTATGGAATCTCTGCGACGGTCCTTCGAATCAGTAATCCTTACGGAACTCTTCTGGAACCTGAACGATTACAAGGTTTGATTGGAATTGCATTTAACAAAATTTTACTTAACCAAACACTAACTATTTTTGATTCTTCAGATAGTGTGAGAGACTATATCCATTTAGAAGATTTAGCTTCTGTATTTCAAATAGTTAGCAGAAATAAGCCTTTAAAAGGGCTATTTAGCGTTTTTAATATTGGATGTGGAGTAGGATACTCTATTCAGAATGTCATTCAGCTAATAGAAAAAATTTCTAATCGATCCTTGCAAACTATTTACAGTGAATTGGCAATCACGACAAAGCCTTCCTGGAGCGTGTTATCTCATGAATATTTTCATTCGCAATTTGGTTGGCGACCTCAAGTCAATTTAGAAAAAGGACTTGAAAAAATGTGGAATGCAGCTCTCTCTCACTCACAAAATATATAA
- a CDS encoding efflux RND transporter permease subunit, with protein sequence MISHFFIDRPIFAFVLSIIITLAGLFALRMLPIEQYPNITPPQIQVTASYAGADASTVAASVAAPIEQLVNGVEDMIYMYSQNSSNGDIALSIFFEIGSNIDMAQVNVQNRVNMALPQLPEEVQRTGVQIKKQTPNILQLVAIQSPDQRYDNIFVSNYTTINVVDEILRLPGISNAMIVNARDYSMRIWLRPDRLAQLQLTTHDVIKAVQAQNNNFTAGLLGYPPTNSSTQLTVPLTGQGRLDNPKQFENIILRANNDGSYVQIKDVGRVELGAATYDVDGSLNGKTTSMIAIYPLFGANALEVAGEVRKTMERLSKNFPEGLEYTIPYDTTDFITASIHEVTKTIFEAAILVSLVVLIFLQNLRATLIPIIAMIVSIVGTFAGMYVLGFSLNTLTLFGMVLAIGIVVDDAIVVIENVERNMRELKLLPRAAAHKAMEEVSGPVVAIVFVLCAVFIPVAFLGGIAGQLYKQFAITISVSVVISGFVALTLSPALAALILKPHTSPSRFSLLFNKGFDAFTNGYMHITKWILNHAWAGLLLFTSVITILVILNHVIPTSFIPQEDQGYLMALVNMPDASSLDRTKEVDTAITEIALDIPGVENMVSLTGFSLLESLNRLQMGTNFITLKNWDQRRTPVLQAGAIQAALNKKYSTISDAQIMTFNPPAIQGLGTVGGFEFWIENRGDGDIQALETVTQNFIAKARGRPELQGLTTSIQTNNMQLYVDLDRYKAETLGVTISEVFQTLQIFLGSLYINNFNKFGRVFQVNVQAEPTYRSNLQNLEDMYVRSIHNEMVPLKSFLSTHYTKGANLVSRFNGFTSAKIIGGAAPGYSSGQAMAAMEQLAKEELPEQMTYAWSGEAYQEKKTGGTSTNVLLIGVLMVFLILSALYERWSLPFAIILAVPFGLMGAFLAIWIRGISNDVYFNVGLVTLIALSAKNAILIVEFAIIKREEGLSVLEAAMEAAKLRFRAILMTSLTFILGVFPLVISSGAGAASRHSVGTGVFGGMIAATILAVFLVPLLYKLIDQRIEKKEKREHV encoded by the coding sequence ATGATTTCCCATTTTTTTATCGACCGCCCTATTTTTGCTTTCGTTCTTTCTATCATTATTACCTTAGCAGGCTTATTTGCACTGCGAATGTTACCGATCGAGCAATATCCAAATATTACGCCTCCTCAAATTCAAGTAACAGCTTCCTATGCCGGTGCTGATGCTTCAACAGTAGCAGCCAGCGTTGCAGCACCCATTGAGCAGCTAGTTAATGGAGTTGAAGATATGATTTATATGTATTCTCAAAATTCTTCTAATGGAGACATAGCTTTAAGCATATTTTTTGAGATTGGAAGTAATATTGATATGGCTCAAGTTAATGTGCAAAATAGAGTCAACATGGCCCTTCCGCAACTTCCTGAAGAAGTGCAGCGAACAGGCGTGCAAATTAAAAAGCAAACGCCAAATATATTGCAATTAGTTGCGATACAGTCACCTGATCAACGATATGACAATATTTTTGTGAGTAATTATACAACTATCAATGTTGTGGATGAAATTTTACGTTTACCAGGAATTAGTAATGCAATGATTGTAAATGCGCGTGATTATTCTATGCGTATTTGGTTAAGGCCAGATCGATTGGCTCAACTTCAATTGACAACGCATGATGTGATCAAAGCTGTTCAAGCGCAGAACAATAATTTTACTGCAGGTTTACTTGGATATCCTCCTACTAATAGCTCCACTCAATTGACAGTTCCTTTGACTGGTCAGGGAAGATTAGATAACCCAAAACAATTTGAGAATATTATTTTAAGAGCAAATAACGACGGATCATATGTTCAAATTAAAGATGTTGGGCGAGTTGAGTTGGGTGCAGCCACGTATGATGTAGATGGTTCATTGAATGGAAAAACGACATCCATGATTGCTATTTATCCATTATTTGGAGCTAATGCTTTGGAAGTAGCTGGGGAAGTCAGAAAAACAATGGAACGTCTTTCCAAAAATTTCCCAGAAGGGCTTGAATACACGATTCCTTACGATACCACTGATTTTATTACAGCGTCGATTCATGAAGTGACTAAAACAATTTTTGAAGCGGCTATTTTGGTTTCTTTAGTGGTTTTAATTTTTTTACAAAACTTGCGAGCGACACTAATTCCTATTATAGCCATGATCGTGTCAATCGTTGGTACCTTTGCAGGAATGTATGTATTAGGGTTTTCTTTAAATACACTGACCTTATTTGGAATGGTATTGGCAATTGGGATCGTTGTTGATGATGCAATCGTTGTAATAGAAAATGTGGAAAGAAATATGCGTGAGCTCAAACTTTTGCCAAGAGCAGCAGCTCATAAAGCGATGGAAGAAGTATCAGGCCCAGTTGTCGCTATTGTATTTGTCCTATGCGCTGTATTCATTCCAGTCGCATTTTTGGGCGGAATTGCGGGTCAACTTTATAAGCAGTTTGCGATTACAATATCAGTATCCGTGGTAATTTCAGGATTTGTTGCTTTAACACTTAGTCCAGCATTAGCTGCATTAATTTTAAAGCCTCACACATCTCCTTCTCGTTTTTCTCTGTTGTTTAATAAAGGATTTGATGCTTTTACAAATGGTTATATGCATATTACCAAATGGATTTTAAATCATGCCTGGGCTGGGCTTTTACTTTTTACTTCTGTTATCACTATATTAGTCATTTTAAATCATGTGATTCCTACGAGTTTCATTCCCCAAGAAGATCAAGGATATTTAATGGCACTTGTGAATATGCCAGATGCTTCTAGCTTAGACCGCACAAAAGAAGTGGATACTGCTATTACAGAAATAGCTTTGGACATTCCGGGGGTTGAAAATATGGTGTCTTTAACAGGTTTTAGTTTGCTTGAATCTTTAAATCGCCTGCAGATGGGAACTAATTTTATTACATTGAAAAATTGGGATCAGCGTAGAACTCCTGTGCTACAAGCCGGTGCGATTCAAGCAGCCTTAAACAAAAAATATAGTACTATTTCTGATGCACAAATCATGACGTTCAATCCACCAGCCATTCAGGGTCTTGGAACTGTTGGTGGTTTTGAATTTTGGATAGAGAATCGAGGGGATGGCGATATTCAGGCATTAGAAACAGTGACCCAAAATTTTATTGCAAAAGCACGTGGAAGACCGGAATTACAGGGATTAACAACTTCTATCCAAACTAACAATATGCAACTCTATGTCGACTTAGATCGGTATAAAGCTGAAACTTTAGGTGTGACTATTAGTGAGGTTTTTCAAACGTTGCAAATCTTTTTGGGCTCTCTTTATATTAACAATTTTAATAAATTTGGGCGTGTTTTTCAGGTAAATGTCCAAGCTGAGCCTACTTATCGCTCTAATTTACAAAATCTGGAAGATATGTATGTACGCTCAATACATAATGAAATGGTCCCTTTAAAGTCATTTTTGAGCACTCACTATACAAAAGGAGCCAATTTAGTTAGCCGCTTTAATGGATTTACAAGTGCTAAAATTATTGGGGGAGCTGCACCAGGTTATAGTTCTGGGCAGGCGATGGCAGCAATGGAACAACTCGCAAAAGAAGAACTTCCTGAGCAAATGACCTATGCTTGGAGCGGCGAAGCTTATCAAGAAAAAAAAACAGGAGGAACGTCTACAAACGTCCTGTTAATTGGTGTATTGATGGTTTTTCTGATTCTTTCAGCTTTATACGAACGTTGGTCTCTTCCTTTTGCTATTATACTAGCCGTACCATTTGGTTTGATGGGGGCATTTTTAGCAATTTGGATCAGAGGAATTTCAAATGATGTCTATTTTAATGTTGGCTTAGTCACTTTAATTGCTCTGTCAGCAAAGAATGCCATTTTAATTGTTGAGTTTGCAATCATCAAAAGAGAAGAAGGGTTATCAGTTTTGGAAGCAGCTATGGAAGCAGCTAAACTGCGTTTTAGGGCCATTTTAATGACTTCTTTAACATTTATTTTAGGGGTTTTTCCTCTAGTTATTAGCTCAGGCGCAGGTGCTGCAAGTCGACACTCAGTTGGAACGGGTGTATTTGGAGGCATGATTGCTGCGACTATACTTGCCGTATTTTTAGTTCCTCTACTTTATAAACTTATTGATCAACGTATAGAAAAAAAAGAGAAGAGAGAGCATGTTTAG
- a CDS encoding HAD family hydrolase: MLKQVSFYLFILIPCMISQMSQVYSQTITPIKVIAFDFGGVIAKSDKSEVNQFLAKELGITEEEADELQNNLKSFSRNGGMEQEFWDQYTHSKGITLPANWNELFDQVRFKSIKEIPGSIQIVKELHKLGYQTALLSNVRMNQARLKRQLGFYDLFHPVLLSFEIGARKPESQSYQILLDQLQVFPQQLLFIDNKDSNVAAAKSMGMDGIVFINAKQLTEELKKRGINLPVKNFNSLSTDSAVTK; the protein is encoded by the coding sequence ATGTTAAAACAAGTGTCTTTTTACTTGTTTATTTTAATTCCTTGCATGATCAGCCAAATGAGTCAAGTGTATAGCCAAACAATAACTCCCATTAAAGTCATCGCGTTTGATTTTGGTGGAGTCATTGCTAAAAGTGATAAGAGTGAAGTCAATCAATTTCTTGCAAAAGAACTCGGGATCACAGAAGAAGAGGCCGACGAACTCCAAAATAATTTAAAAAGTTTTTCGAGAAATGGAGGTATGGAGCAAGAATTTTGGGATCAATATACTCATTCTAAAGGAATAACACTTCCTGCAAATTGGAATGAGCTTTTTGATCAAGTTCGATTTAAATCTATCAAAGAAATTCCAGGTTCTATTCAAATTGTGAAAGAATTGCATAAACTAGGTTATCAAACCGCTTTGCTCTCAAACGTTCGTATGAATCAAGCACGCTTAAAAAGGCAGCTGGGATTTTATGATTTATTTCATCCTGTTTTACTTTCTTTTGAAATTGGTGCCAGGAAACCAGAGTCTCAATCTTATCAAATTTTATTAGATCAATTACAAGTTTTTCCTCAGCAGCTTTTATTTATTGATAATAAAGATTCAAACGTTGCTGCGGCAAAATCAATGGGTATGGACGGAATTGTTTTTATCAATGCCAAACAATTAACTGAAGAACTAAAAAAACGTGGTATTAACTTACCAGTTAAGAATTTTAACTCACTTTCTACAGATTCAGCAGTAACGAAATAA
- a CDS encoding peptide chain release factor family protein — MSKQKIILPEQDEDLLAECQVQTFRSSGSGGQHINVTNSAVRLTHFPTGIVVSSQTFRSQYRNKQNCLAKLRQTVEKLNYRQPKRIPTKIPRTVKNKNVVKKERHSQKKILRKPPKFD, encoded by the coding sequence ATGAGTAAACAAAAAATTATTTTACCTGAACAAGATGAAGATTTACTAGCTGAGTGCCAAGTTCAAACTTTTCGCTCAAGTGGAAGTGGAGGACAACATATTAATGTTACCAACAGCGCTGTCCGTTTGACCCATTTTCCGACAGGAATTGTTGTATCTAGTCAAACTTTTCGCAGTCAATATCGAAATAAGCAAAATTGTCTCGCTAAATTAAGACAGACCGTGGAGAAACTGAATTATCGTCAACCTAAACGCATTCCAACTAAAATTCCTAGAACAGTTAAAAACAAGAATGTGGTAAAAAAAGAACGCCATTCTCAAAAAAAAATCCTACGTAAACCTCCTAAATTTGACTAA